A genomic window from Candidatus Obscuribacter sp. includes:
- a CDS encoding tetratricopeptide repeat protein has protein sequence MSAKDRKASSQAKDNAKKERLKLIEELGASAFEHLRSNQPDSARQALLEAIDLSGQESSASRVEIVLRTYLAQAERMLGHTDAAVACFENVIERAQAAEFVDVEVLARVFLAELLKERGDYTRAHHHFELAYNCASYLKDAPAMELAAGNLGSVAFSLGHLEQACGWFKTAVDVQTVETGSTLAIWLGSLGLTMSELGQFDKAREYYQRAYDLAGQNNDPLTMSICRGSIGNICFEQKQYKEAQICYDQAQDLAKQAGDARRHGIWVGNIGISLSRQGDQDTAQQKLKEALAIAESVGDKQSMAAHLDSLGDCLKEIGDHRASDSYYRQAIELAQETLDRLGERIYLSNLARLKRDSGELSPAFEYFARAVEIFDEQRGFIKADDLKTSFADRGQELYRDIIATCLNMGKRVEALEYVGRAKSRALLDLLSNSPIDISDIATEGGAAVDSSVRQLIAREADLRAQIAQLERLYWQGDDPAGPSTSQYRGAQMSQEDTRKLYGEWRDVLNQLKRQHPNYASLVSSSTLKYSEIQALWTDKMLHDNTAVVEFFLTADYLMVAAAVSGGAGEPITHILMEPTELENLKSDIFTFLEMSSTEGGKYRSVFVSDSTKDCWSLL, from the coding sequence ATGTCCGCAAAGGACCGCAAGGCGAGTAGCCAGGCAAAAGATAACGCTAAAAAAGAAAGGCTCAAGCTAATCGAAGAGCTTGGCGCCAGTGCTTTTGAGCATCTGCGCTCCAACCAACCAGACAGCGCCCGGCAGGCACTGCTTGAGGCTATCGATCTCAGCGGACAAGAGTCCAGTGCCAGTCGCGTCGAGATCGTATTGCGCACTTATCTAGCTCAGGCTGAGCGTATGCTCGGACACACCGATGCCGCTGTTGCTTGTTTCGAAAACGTAATTGAGCGCGCTCAGGCTGCTGAATTTGTCGATGTGGAAGTTTTGGCTCGGGTCTTTCTTGCCGAGTTGCTTAAGGAGCGCGGCGATTATACAAGAGCGCATCATCATTTTGAGCTGGCCTACAACTGTGCTAGCTATTTAAAAGACGCACCAGCTATGGAGCTTGCTGCTGGCAATCTGGGCTCGGTTGCTTTTAGTCTTGGTCATCTTGAGCAGGCTTGCGGCTGGTTTAAGACCGCTGTCGATGTGCAAACTGTAGAGACCGGCAGTACGCTTGCTATCTGGCTTGGCAGTCTGGGGCTGACCATGAGCGAGCTTGGTCAGTTTGATAAAGCGCGCGAGTACTATCAACGTGCCTATGATCTGGCTGGTCAAAATAACGATCCGCTCACCATGAGCATTTGTCGCGGCTCCATCGGCAATATTTGCTTTGAGCAAAAACAATATAAAGAGGCTCAAATTTGTTATGACCAGGCACAAGACCTGGCTAAACAAGCTGGTGATGCTCGTCGTCATGGCATCTGGGTGGGCAATATTGGTATATCGCTCAGTCGTCAGGGTGACCAGGACACTGCTCAGCAAAAACTCAAAGAAGCCCTGGCCATAGCCGAAAGTGTCGGTGACAAACAGTCTATGGCAGCCCATCTCGATAGTCTGGGTGATTGTTTAAAAGAAATCGGTGATCATCGGGCCTCAGATAGTTACTATCGTCAGGCTATCGAACTTGCTCAGGAGACTCTAGATAGGCTGGGTGAGCGCATCTACCTGAGCAATCTGGCCAGGCTCAAGCGCGATAGCGGCGAGCTAAGTCCTGCTTTTGAGTATTTTGCCAGAGCTGTTGAAATTTTTGACGAGCAAAGAGGCTTTATCAAAGCTGATGATCTAAAAACCAGTTTTGCTGACAGGGGTCAAGAGCTGTACCGCGATATCATTGCCACTTGTCTCAACATGGGCAAACGAGTTGAAGCCCTGGAATATGTAGGGCGCGCCAAGTCACGAGCACTGCTCGACTTGCTCAGCAACTCGCCTATCGATATCAGTGATATTGCCACCGAGGGTGGTGCGGCTGTGGATAGTAGTGTGCGTCAGCTGATTGCTCGTGAGGCTGATTTGCGTGCACAAATTGCTCAGTTAGAGCGTCTTTACTGGCAGGGGGATGATCCGGCCGGACCGTCGACCAGTCAATACCGCGGCGCCCAGATGAGCCAGGAGGACACGCGCAAACTTTATGGTGAGTGGCGTGATGTGCTCAATCAGCTCAAAAGACAGCATCCTAATTATGCATCACTGGTTAGCTCCAGTACGCTCAAGTACAGTGAGATTCAAGCTCTCTGGACCGATAAAATGCTGCACGATAACACGGCCGTGGTGGAATTTTTTCTTACTGCCGATTATCTAATGGTAGCTGCTGCAGTCAGTGGTGGAGCCGGTGAGCCAATTACTCATATCTTGATGGAGCCAACCGAATTAGAAAATCTCAAGAGCGATATCTTTACGTTTTTAGAGATGAGTTCTACTGAGGGTGGGAAGTACCGCTCAGTCTTTGTAAGCGACTCTACAAAAGATTGCTGGAGCCTGTTGTAA
- a CDS encoding CHAT domain-containing protein has translation MLEPVVKGKLPSSISRLVLVPHGMLYHLPFSALHDGTGYLCQKYSVSYVPTVSLIPLLASAKRVQSEAGPQANLSSGSYLVSAISDYSKTREGGMVFSSRLRSSAGLEDLAYTMEEARSIAHLGGDGTQSATLITNEEVKKSLPAMFGQYEVVHFAGHAVFNHDEPLASGLVLSDGSILSAASILEGNTLRTVKGKLLVLSACQTGVNVVTEGGEILGLARALMYAGMPNLVLSLWEVADRSTASLMQDFHHALLNGWQAGKGTVADALRQAQLKAIADKQPIHAWAPFIHFGID, from the coding sequence TTGCTGGAGCCTGTTGTAAAGGGCAAGCTCCCGTCCTCAATCAGTCGCCTGGTCCTGGTGCCTCACGGCATGCTCTATCACTTGCCTTTTAGCGCCTTGCACGACGGTACCGGCTATCTTTGCCAAAAATACTCAGTCAGCTATGTGCCTACAGTTAGTTTGATACCACTGCTTGCTTCAGCCAAGCGGGTGCAAAGTGAGGCCGGACCTCAAGCAAACTTGTCTAGTGGGTCTTATCTGGTATCAGCTATTTCGGACTATAGCAAAACCAGAGAAGGCGGCATGGTCTTTAGCTCGCGCTTACGCTCATCGGCCGGTCTTGAGGACTTGGCATACACAATGGAAGAAGCCAGATCCATAGCCCATCTTGGTGGAGATGGTACACAGTCGGCCACTCTCATTACCAATGAAGAAGTGAAAAAATCTCTGCCGGCAATGTTTGGACAGTATGAAGTTGTCCACTTTGCTGGACACGCTGTATTCAATCACGACGAGCCCCTGGCCTCGGGACTGGTACTTTCTGATGGTAGTATTCTCTCTGCTGCTTCTATCCTGGAAGGCAATACTTTGCGCACGGTGAAAGGCAAATTACTTGTGCTCTCGGCCTGTCAAACTGGGGTTAACGTAGTCACCGAGGGTGGTGAAATACTCGGTCTGGCTCGGGCTTTAATGTATGCCGGTATGCCTAATCTAGTGCTATCACTCTGGGAAGTGGCAGACCGCTCCACTGCCAGCTTGATGCAAGACTTTCACCATGCCCTTTTAAATGGCTGGCAAGCTGGCAAAGGCACAGTAGCCGATGCCCTCAGACAAGCTCAACTTAAGGCTATTGCCGATAAGCAGCCTATCCACGCCTGGGCGCCATTTATTCATTTTGGCATCGACTAG
- a CDS encoding histidine phosphatase family protein codes for MSEELHPLEEITSIFFVRHGHTPATEMGLLYSDPKLELTTKGISQAAAAAHYIGCLSPEVIVRGSAVRVAQSAAPIEELLNKKAHIVDGFEEWQVGDWEGRTYLDIKKNDPDQYHAWSADPINNRPPKGESIADLCSRIGEALQALLANKDYAGKKICMVTHSGIIRSVLVHALGMPVNNFWRLSIPTGSISRIDYSQNFATVHFTSNRPVT; via the coding sequence ATGAGTGAAGAATTACATCCTTTAGAAGAAATCACTTCCATATTTTTTGTGCGCCATGGACATACACCGGCCACAGAAATGGGTCTACTTTATAGTGATCCCAAATTGGAGTTGACCACCAAAGGTATCTCTCAAGCAGCGGCAGCAGCGCATTATATTGGCTGTCTATCACCCGAAGTTATTGTGCGCGGAAGTGCAGTGAGAGTGGCACAGTCAGCTGCTCCTATCGAGGAATTATTAAACAAGAAAGCTCATATAGTCGACGGCTTTGAAGAATGGCAAGTCGGTGATTGGGAAGGGCGTACTTATCTCGATATCAAAAAAAATGATCCTGATCAGTATCACGCCTGGAGTGCAGATCCAATTAATAACCGCCCCCCAAAAGGTGAATCAATAGCAGATCTTTGTAGTCGCATCGGTGAAGCATTACAAGCACTGTTAGCCAATAAAGACTATGCAGGCAAAAAAATCTGCATGGTGACCCACTCTGGCATTATCCGCTCAGTGCTCGTACACGCTCTCGGCATGCCCGTTAACAACTTCTGGCGCCTTTCCATTCCAACGGGATCGATTAGCCGTATTGATTACAGTCAAAACTTTGCCACAGTCCATTTTACTTCCAATAGACCAGTGACTTAG
- a CDS encoding class II aldolase/adducin family protein gives MNSFIPINENRAKADIIEVGRLAYERQYISGTEGNISIRLDSERILTTPRGVCKGRLSPSDLVVTNLDGELTAESLNQCHKPSTELKMHLTAYRLRSDVRAIVHAHPTTAVAYTVAGRGLGEPILPESILALGDVPITPYATPSTDEVSKSIEAAVLKSNCLIMDHHGSITMGATVFDAYYLLETLEHHAKTLLTAHILGGAKSLTVSQIKTLFDICHVYGIKPPATATKWANNE, from the coding sequence ATGAATTCCTTTATCCCAATAAACGAAAATAGAGCAAAAGCAGACATAATCGAGGTCGGCAGGCTCGCTTACGAGCGTCAGTACATTAGTGGAACTGAGGGAAATATCAGTATCCGGCTAGATTCGGAGCGCATACTGACAACTCCAAGAGGTGTCTGCAAGGGAAGATTAAGTCCGTCTGATTTAGTGGTAACAAATCTTGACGGTGAACTTACGGCTGAAAGTCTCAACCAATGTCACAAACCATCCACTGAGCTAAAAATGCATCTTACTGCATACAGACTAAGATCCGATGTGCGCGCCATCGTACACGCTCACCCCACCACAGCGGTAGCATATACAGTGGCAGGACGAGGGCTGGGAGAGCCTATATTACCGGAGTCAATCCTGGCGCTGGGTGACGTGCCGATAACACCATATGCGACACCAAGCACTGATGAAGTCTCTAAAAGTATTGAAGCAGCTGTGCTAAAGTCCAATTGTCTGATCATGGATCACCATGGCTCAATCACCATGGGTGCCACTGTCTTTGATGCCTATTATCTCCTGGAGACTCTGGAGCATCATGCCAAAACTCTGCTCACCGCCCATATCCTGGGGGGAGCTAAGAGCTTGACTGTAAGCCAGATCAAGACATTATTTGATATTTGCCATGTTTATGGCATTAAACCACCAGCTACTGCAACAAAATGGGCAAACAATGAGTGA
- a CDS encoding SH3 domain-containing protein: MKCPECTTRNSVAAPKCVQCGARFKRRPIPVALILGLSGVLGLFVLVLGAMAVVPNMMSPEVSLQKVAKRVAAGPKTPQDAERLKADLEDAVKRYIERNHQLTAKQIAEKLRANLPSSAYEINSFELPRGLKLIDVDTVMQPSNYLIAGKSVTVMRGFEVYDIAKAINDPSGPVLAVLGHRTAQAGRQPQLRLYALMGDGVKERPSDSVPKFTGDGAASFAANEKDVDVELSLMSRAIQEGLFTASSLTGLGLADENLKTKLTFDSGKYTFADVNGRGPIAALRAVAFTVADPREKDRFAAYLSPGVQAALPGLGKLRVCPPEFELKRLSAGRTVIKSAPQQPERRSRRSRRSRRSQPQPAPVVVSTGGARYLMANGDDAFEVTLGQADGRYQVVAINRTKTSQSSSTVAVSDPGQPVPYEDKTSTLVDRLLDAPAPVMPDTFKQKPVGYEAPATNGGVKANEPAKVVEKHIAGESATIQASSATVKLRGGPGTNFESLTEIARGANVEVIGKDQGWYKVRVDGKEGFVYGGFVDCKTSDAYASATVNWGRSIKDEHNRTVGHTRQGDKVVVLGGMMNDKYKIQMADGKVGYVDKKSLNIVGTSDSPSAVSNNNAGGSASTSGNTSASSASGYTSSSGGSSRRSRHRVKATNPTTTNDSAPQFVP, from the coding sequence ATGAAATGTCCCGAATGTACAACTAGAAACTCCGTTGCTGCGCCCAAGTGCGTGCAGTGTGGCGCTAGGTTTAAACGCAGACCGATACCGGTGGCGCTTATCCTGGGTCTCAGTGGCGTCCTGGGTCTGTTTGTACTGGTGCTGGGTGCCATGGCTGTAGTGCCCAATATGATGAGCCCCGAAGTCTCCCTGCAAAAAGTTGCTAAAAGAGTCGCTGCCGGACCGAAGACTCCTCAAGACGCCGAGCGTCTCAAAGCGGATCTCGAAGACGCTGTTAAACGTTACATAGAGCGCAATCATCAGCTCACTGCCAAGCAAATAGCCGAAAAATTGCGTGCTAATTTGCCCAGTTCGGCTTATGAAATAAATAGCTTCGAACTGCCGCGCGGACTCAAACTAATTGATGTTGACACAGTGATGCAGCCCTCTAACTATCTGATAGCTGGCAAAAGTGTCACAGTGATGCGCGGTTTTGAGGTCTATGACATAGCTAAAGCAATCAATGATCCTTCAGGCCCAGTACTTGCTGTACTCGGTCACCGCACAGCTCAAGCTGGTCGCCAGCCTCAATTGCGTTTGTATGCTCTCATGGGTGATGGTGTCAAAGAACGTCCCAGTGATTCTGTACCAAAATTTACTGGTGATGGTGCCGCCAGCTTTGCCGCCAATGAAAAAGACGTGGATGTGGAGCTATCACTCATGTCCAGAGCGATTCAAGAGGGGCTGTTTACTGCTTCTAGTCTGACAGGTCTTGGGCTTGCTGACGAAAACCTCAAAACCAAACTAACTTTTGATAGTGGCAAGTACACATTTGCTGATGTAAATGGCCGTGGTCCTATTGCTGCTCTGCGCGCTGTTGCATTTACTGTTGCCGACCCAAGAGAAAAAGATCGTTTTGCCGCTTACCTCTCACCCGGTGTACAAGCAGCGTTACCAGGGCTTGGTAAGTTGAGAGTCTGTCCTCCAGAGTTTGAGTTGAAGCGATTGTCTGCTGGTAGAACAGTGATTAAGAGTGCTCCACAGCAGCCAGAAAGACGCAGTCGTCGCAGTAGACGGAGCAGACGCAGTCAGCCTCAACCTGCACCAGTAGTAGTATCAACTGGCGGTGCTAGATATCTCATGGCCAATGGCGATGATGCCTTTGAAGTCACACTGGGTCAAGCTGATGGTCGCTATCAAGTGGTGGCAATCAATCGCACCAAGACCAGTCAATCATCCTCAACTGTTGCTGTTAGTGACCCTGGTCAACCGGTCCCTTACGAGGATAAGACCTCGACTCTTGTGGATAGACTGCTTGATGCACCAGCCCCAGTGATGCCTGATACTTTTAAACAAAAACCTGTAGGTTATGAAGCTCCTGCCACTAATGGTGGCGTAAAAGCAAATGAGCCTGCCAAGGTCGTCGAAAAGCATATTGCTGGTGAGTCTGCCACAATTCAGGCATCGAGCGCCACAGTCAAACTGCGTGGTGGTCCTGGTACCAACTTTGAATCGCTCACAGAAATCGCCAGAGGCGCCAATGTTGAGGTAATCGGCAAGGATCAGGGCTGGTATAAAGTGCGCGTGGACGGCAAAGAAGGCTTTGTCTATGGCGGCTTTGTTGACTGCAAGACCTCGGACGCTTACGCTAGTGCCACAGTCAACTGGGGGCGGTCTATCAAAGACGAGCATAACCGCACCGTAGGGCACACCAGACAGGGCGACAAGGTCGTTGTGCTGGGCGGCATGATGAATGACAAATATAAGATACAGATGGCGGATGGAAAAGTCGGCTATGTGGATAAAAAGAGTCTGAATATAGTTGGAACCAGTGACTCGCCCAGCGCAGTCTCTAACAATAATGCTGGCGGATCTGCTAGCACATCTGGTAACACCTCAGCCTCTAGTGCATCTGGTTACACCTCATCAAGTGGCGGCAGCAGTCGCCGCTCCAGGCACAGAGTCAAAGCCACAAACCCAACTACAACAAACGATTCAGCTCCGCAATTTGTCCCTTAG
- a CDS encoding RNA ligase RtcB family protein yields MDVKIFASDANWIEGKSIEQLNQTALLPGMIKAVGMPDLHPGKGTPIGAAFATGGVIYPHLIGNDIGCGMALWRTGLHKTKLKLDQWTKRLNNLEDASPDGHNAELERYELTPTRFDKSLGTVGGGNHFAELQVVQTIVDSAAFESMALSRHALYILVHSGSRGLGEHILRGHQSHHGNGALKDNSVEATRYLSQHNTAVTWAKLNRKLIAQNFMRILGTDGTMLLDVCHNCVERSKSDETAMATCWIHRKGAAPSDQGPIVIPGSRGTLSYLVVPTGDQVQNLHTLAHGAGRKWQRSDCRARLADKYTRESLEHTALGGRVICKDKDLLYEEAPQAYKNIDIVVSDLVDAGLVKVVATLAPQITYKTGGR; encoded by the coding sequence ATGGACGTAAAAATATTTGCCTCCGATGCCAATTGGATAGAAGGCAAATCAATCGAACAACTCAATCAAACGGCACTTTTGCCAGGCATGATCAAGGCCGTAGGTATGCCGGACTTACATCCTGGCAAAGGCACGCCAATTGGTGCTGCCTTTGCCACGGGTGGCGTCATTTATCCGCACCTGATTGGCAACGATATAGGCTGCGGCATGGCTCTGTGGCGCACCGGCTTACACAAGACCAAGCTCAAATTAGATCAATGGACCAAAAGACTCAACAATTTAGAGGATGCCTCCCCTGATGGGCACAACGCTGAGTTAGAGAGATACGAGCTGACACCGACGAGATTTGACAAATCACTGGGCACCGTAGGTGGAGGCAATCATTTTGCCGAGTTACAAGTGGTGCAAACAATTGTAGACTCTGCTGCATTTGAGTCCATGGCACTGAGCCGACATGCTCTCTACATACTTGTGCATAGCGGCTCACGTGGTCTGGGCGAGCATATCCTCAGGGGGCATCAGAGCCACCACGGTAACGGGGCACTCAAGGACAATTCGGTAGAGGCAACTCGCTACCTCAGCCAACACAATACGGCAGTGACATGGGCCAAGCTCAATCGTAAGCTGATTGCGCAAAACTTTATGCGCATACTAGGCACCGATGGCACAATGCTACTGGATGTCTGCCATAACTGTGTCGAGCGCTCCAAGTCGGATGAGACAGCCATGGCAACCTGCTGGATACATCGCAAGGGAGCCGCGCCCTCTGACCAGGGACCAATTGTCATCCCCGGCTCCAGGGGCACCCTGAGCTATCTGGTAGTGCCAACTGGAGACCAGGTACAAAATCTCCACACACTGGCTCATGGCGCTGGACGCAAATGGCAGAGGTCAGACTGCCGCGCACGCCTGGCAGACAAATACACCAGAGAGAGCCTGGAGCACACAGCACTGGGCGGCAGAGTAATCTGCAAAGACAAAGACCTGCTTTATGAGGAAGCGCCTCAAGCGTATAAAAACATCGATATTGTTGTAAGCGACCTTGTCGATGCTGGGCTTGTCAAAGTCGTTGCAACATTGGCTCCGCAGATTACTTATAAGACTGGAGGAAGGTAA
- a CDS encoding HEAT repeat domain-containing protein — MERARSVKIPPRGPAEKLVDFQARLQKSWGFRAVVTSFIFEPLMEMFAAGKTEGKFEEELKRFEFKSRNDAKSLQALLEIALSREDGNVKALWALRHKGGAEVFAMACALCLGDNDGLTPTPRQRQLGTCILSQMARTPRRSPRASIEVLLTMLNSESDENVILSIIYALGHLRGVTRAEQLSQWLVHPDEYVRIALVNALSHERNKLAIDALIVLTKDSSDEVRDLATFGLGFFDGVRSSAINTALLECLSDPYEMVRLQAMEALVDRGVYKKRVVKALLAELALGYDGDLPCRIATKLESVELYDSLVKLRQDRLSEDLEEAILACQPCKLALAGGG, encoded by the coding sequence ATGGAAAGAGCACGCAGTGTTAAAATCCCGCCGAGAGGACCAGCCGAGAAGTTGGTTGACTTTCAAGCGCGCCTCCAAAAAAGCTGGGGCTTCCGTGCTGTCGTTACGTCATTTATATTTGAGCCTTTAATGGAAATGTTTGCTGCCGGTAAAACGGAAGGCAAATTTGAAGAAGAACTAAAGCGCTTTGAGTTTAAAAGTCGCAATGACGCAAAGTCATTGCAAGCACTATTAGAAATAGCGCTCAGTCGCGAAGATGGAAATGTCAAAGCACTTTGGGCTTTGAGGCATAAAGGCGGTGCTGAGGTTTTTGCAATGGCTTGCGCGCTCTGCCTTGGCGACAATGATGGGCTCACTCCTACGCCCAGGCAAAGGCAGTTAGGTACCTGCATCTTGTCTCAAATGGCTCGGACTCCAAGGCGTTCCCCACGCGCTTCGATTGAAGTGCTGCTCACAATGCTCAATAGCGAGAGCGACGAGAATGTTATCCTGTCGATTATCTACGCTCTCGGTCATCTGCGTGGAGTGACAAGGGCTGAGCAACTGAGCCAGTGGTTGGTGCACCCAGATGAGTATGTGCGGATTGCACTGGTAAATGCTTTGTCACATGAAAGAAACAAGTTGGCTATCGATGCCCTGATAGTGCTTACCAAAGACTCTTCTGATGAGGTCAGGGACCTGGCTACTTTTGGATTGGGATTTTTTGATGGTGTCCGGTCCAGTGCCATTAACACTGCTCTGCTCGAGTGTCTGAGCGATCCATATGAAATGGTCAGGCTCCAAGCAATGGAAGCTCTGGTCGATAGAGGGGTGTACAAAAAGCGCGTCGTCAAAGCCTTGCTAGCCGAACTGGCTCTAGGCTATGACGGCGATCTCCCTTGTCGTATTGCCACCAAACTGGAATCAGTTGAGCTGTATGACTCTTTAGTTAAACTGCGCCAGGATAGATTGTCGGAAGATCTTGAAGAAGCCATACTGGCATGTCAGCCGTGCAAGCTGGCGCTTGCAGGTGGGGGCTGA
- a CDS encoding DUF1800 domain-containing protein yields the protein MDPGHKITRRSLLGAAAAVAGASALTGCESVITSFTQDNGLAIPERLSVAHGAAIDPIFHLLSRATYGLWPGDLERVQKQGKEAWLKEQLDFESIDDGICNLRARRFESLVLDPGLAFEFKREVVRQDIIRHALLQAVYSKRQLFERMVGFWSDHLNISIDKGDCIYLKPVDDRTVIRQHALGKFPKLLRESALSPAMLVYLDGAENKKSSRGGANENYARELLELHTMGVDGGYTQADVTNVARCLTGYQLNKRASRDQVQFVSELHDDGDKLVLGKKIPAGGGAKDLDSVIEIVCSHPSTACYIAKKLVRHFVADEPPVSLVKAVSADFTRTGGDIKSMLQTIFASKEFDQHAGAKVKRPFHFIVSSLRATGADTFAHEELIEYLTKMGQGLFQYPTPDGYPEEPAPWLGTLLWRWNFAFALTTNQVPQVDVSVTKLVNALAKKDDLMHPGLLMSYFVGRDATKSELKTLDKFLSTLPAEAKASSLLAMIISSPSFMRY from the coding sequence GTGGATCCCGGGCATAAAATCACCAGACGCAGTTTACTGGGTGCTGCTGCAGCTGTAGCAGGGGCTTCGGCATTGACTGGCTGTGAGAGTGTGATTACAAGCTTTACTCAGGACAATGGTCTAGCTATTCCCGAGCGGCTGTCTGTCGCTCATGGAGCCGCTATTGACCCGATTTTTCATCTTTTGTCGCGTGCCACCTATGGACTGTGGCCAGGAGACCTGGAGCGAGTACAAAAGCAAGGTAAAGAGGCCTGGCTTAAAGAGCAACTTGATTTTGAAAGTATCGATGATGGCATTTGCAATTTGCGGGCAAGGCGCTTTGAGAGTCTGGTCTTAGACCCGGGCCTGGCATTTGAATTTAAGCGTGAGGTGGTGCGTCAGGATATTATTCGCCATGCGCTCTTGCAGGCTGTTTACAGTAAGCGTCAGCTCTTTGAGCGGATGGTTGGCTTCTGGTCGGATCATCTCAACATCAGCATTGATAAAGGCGATTGTATCTATCTAAAACCAGTTGATGATCGCACTGTCATCCGTCAGCATGCTCTCGGTAAGTTTCCCAAGCTCTTGCGGGAGTCGGCGCTTTCGCCGGCTATGCTCGTTTATCTCGATGGCGCCGAAAACAAAAAGAGTAGTCGTGGCGGCGCCAACGAAAACTATGCCAGAGAATTACTTGAGTTGCACACCATGGGTGTCGATGGCGGCTACACCCAGGCTGATGTGACCAATGTGGCACGCTGTCTGACTGGCTATCAGCTAAATAAGAGAGCAAGTAGAGATCAAGTGCAGTTTGTTAGCGAGCTACATGACGATGGCGACAAATTAGTACTTGGCAAAAAGATACCTGCCGGTGGTGGTGCCAAAGATCTTGATAGTGTTATAGAGATTGTTTGCAGTCATCCTTCTACGGCTTGTTATATAGCCAAAAAACTAGTGCGGCACTTTGTTGCTGATGAGCCGCCAGTCTCTCTCGTTAAAGCCGTGTCCGCTGATTTTACGCGCACCGGTGGTGATATCAAGTCGATGCTGCAAACGATTTTTGCTTCAAAAGAATTTGACCAGCACGCTGGTGCCAAAGTAAAACGACCATTTCATTTTATTGTTAGCTCACTGCGTGCCACCGGCGCTGATACATTTGCCCATGAGGAGCTTATCGAATATCTCACTAAGATGGGCCAAGGGTTGTTTCAATATCCCACTCCCGATGGCTATCCAGAAGAGCCGGCACCGTGGCTTGGCACATTGCTCTGGCGCTGGAATTTTGCCTTTGCGCTGACGACCAACCAAGTGCCTCAAGTTGATGTGTCGGTGACAAAGCTGGTCAATGCTCTTGCCAAAAAGGATGACCTGATGCATCCGGGTTTGCTCATGTCTTACTTTGTGGGGCGTGATGCGACTAAGTCTGAGTTAAAAACACTCGATAAATTTCTCTCCACTCTGCCTGCTGAGGCTAAAGCAAGCAGTCTTTTGGCAATGATTATCTCCAGTCCGTCCTTTATGAGGTACTAG